In the Wyeomyia smithii strain HCP4-BCI-WySm-NY-G18 chromosome 2, ASM2978416v1, whole genome shotgun sequence genome, one interval contains:
- the LOC129724369 gene encoding uncharacterized protein LOC129724369, with protein MSYNRLHRVFLYSFAICLFVTFVTIAAKVFPIANLPTGTNIIIIGTCLANLISVAALIVGIVLKRPALVKAVKIFSYVQLGAIFVLICLAVVLLYITRVDVQHYNEKVQHEL; from the exons ATGTCTTACAACAGGCTTCATAGGGTGTTTTTGTACAGTTTTGCCATCTGCCTTTTCGTAACGTTTGTAACTATCGCTGCCAAAGTGTTTCCCATTGCCAATCTACCCACGG GCACGaatataattattattggcACTTGTCTGGCTAATTTGATTTCCGTCGCAGCGTTGATAGTCGGAATTGTGCTG AAACGGCCCGCTCTGGTGAAAGCTGTTAAAATATTCAGCTACGTGCAGCTGGGTGCTATTTTCGTCCTGATATGCCTGGCGGTGGTTCTACTCTACATTACCCGGGTGGATGTCCAACACTACAACGAGAAGGTGCAGCATGAGCTGTGA